The DNA region TAGTAGTGCTCTTGTACTGTCCCATCACCACGTCTTCGAGCTGTATCGGCCTCATCGAACGCAGAACTTTTACCTTTTCGTTTCTGATATCTTCCGCGTCCAAACTGACAGGTGTTTCCATGGCGAAAAGAGCTAATATCTGAAGGAGATGATTCTGCATTATGTCTCTTATGATTCCGTAATGGTCAAAGTACCCTCCACGTCCTTCGGTGCCGAAGTCCTCGGAGAATATGAACTGCACGTTCTGTATATACTGCCTTGACCATAAGGGTTCGAATATGAGGTTTGAGAATCGGAGAACTGATAGGTTCTCAACTAGCTCCTTTCCTAAGTAATGGTCTATcctgtaaaagaaaaataaactctCTATATTAGCGCTATTAGACTTGCAATAATGTAAGTAAGAGATGTCCACCTAAATATTTGGTCTTCCTCAAGGTAGTGCTTAAGGGAGTTTGTTAAAGCAGCGGAAGTTTTGGAATCTCGGCCAAAAGGTTTCTCCACAATGACCCTAGTCCATCCACTGAGGGATGAAGCAGATGAGCTTGCACATTTAACCGCGTCCACAAAGATATTTGGAGGGATTGAGAGGTAAAAAAGGCGGTTCGATAGTCTTCCACCCTGTAAAATAGTTATGTGATGGATGATTTAATACACAGAAGAAAGAAGACCAGAGTTTTACATTTCCCACTTGTGGGAACCATGAAGAAGTTGATAAGATCAAGTACCTCATGCTCCTTGAGCTTCTTGTCCAAAGCAACAAAATGTTCCTGAGAATCATACTGACCCGTATGGTAAAAACATCTCTTGAGAAACTCTTCCATCTTTTCACCACAGTTTGCCCTGATGATAATATCAGATGAACACTCAAcagtataaaattttaagaatctCTGACAAAGTACTAAATTGAAAAGAAACCATAACAAAGAACCAAATCATTTACCTCTTATCAATTCTACAAGTCAGAGTTTTGCTAACCATGTCTCTAAGTTCACCGTCTGTCATCTTACTCCTTGCATATCCGTATATTGTAAAAtgctaagaaaatatatataaataaaaccaaTTAGTCTGCAAAGACAACAACCAAAAACAGAGACATGAACAGACTCTCTCTCTTACCTGAGGAAGACAGCCTTCATAGTAAAGTGCGAAAAGAGCTGGGAATATTTTCTTCTTAGCAAGATCACCAGAGGCTCCAACCACCGTGATACTGACCGTCGACTCCTGTTGGCCGCCACCAAGCTCTGCCACAAGCTTGTCTGCTTCTTGTGACTGAACCGATAAAAGTCCGTCTTTCAGTTTCTCAGCCGGTTCTGAGTTCGTTACTACTACAACTGCGCCTAAAACCAATCGTAATCCCATTAGAGAAGAGAAACCAATCCTATATACAATccaaagtttcaaactttcacGTTATACCAGAAAACCAAATTGAGGAAAAGCTTAAAAAGGGTACAGAGAATCTGATTAAAAGTTACCGTCTTGCAATACAACAGAGCTCTGAACTGACTTCCTCTGCGATCTAAGACATATCTCCTCCTGAGGAGAGGCGGAGAGGAACGAGAGTGAGCGTCGTGGGTCGCCATTGATGAGGGAAGAGTGATTCGAGAAGTAAAGAGACGAGGTGGGTGAGGAGCGACAGGATGGGCGGGAGAGAGACGAAGAAAACGATGACATTGTCTTCGAAATTGATTTTAAGACAAAAACTGGGGTTTGGTTTTTGATGCTTGATAAGAAGAGTTTTAACGACAGTTGTCCAAAGTTTAAGCCTTTTGGTGCATACCAAAGGTTAGGTCGTTTGCCAGATTGGTGCTTTTGTTGGTATGGTTCAGCGAAAGGCTATGTTGCAGAGTGTTTTTTGATTATTCAATTTGACGAAATTACAGGTGGGATTAACCTAAATATTCCCtctatttttttacatttcatgtgttttcaactttatatgtaattttttaattttattaaaactatgcaataatttacaatttttattgtatttataatTGGTTAATCTAGTTTTAGTTCAAATTTCTAGtgttatttttcatatataaaaataactttcttaatatttgtgtttttaccTAAAATATCTTGTATTTTGAAGCaactataataattatatgttaGACAGAGAGAGCATTGTGAATATGACTTGGTGGATGTAATGGAAAGGTTAATGTTCTTGTTTCAGCAAGTATATTGTATTGAAAAAAGGAAGTATATGATATTAGATGTGTAACTCTAGTTATCAGGTTTTAGACTATGATTAACTCAATCTCTTATCTGTGATTCTTAATTTTTactaacatatgattttaattaaaaaattaagaaccatcttttaaataaaagatataaaagatatatcttagccgaaaaacataaaaaaaaatcaaatcataaattaaaaattctgTCTAAGAGATTGGATTAGTCATGCCCTTATATTTACATGAGTTCAATAGaaacaatgaaaatataaaataacgacAGTGGCCAAAACTTCGCGCAAAAAGACCATACCAACTTTGATAAATACACACTGCAATTAGTtgtaaaatcataaattttatattcaaattcataaattttatttccaaatattcATTGTACTTGTTTTTAAATCTGAATAGTAACGGAAAAACACACACCGCAATTAATACTACCAAAGATGTATACGTTTTTTTCACTATTTGGACTGCACAGTAGTTATTCCGCTTGTTGGCATTCGGACCTTTAGAAATATATGGTCAGTCCATTGACTCTCTCCTTTTTGAACATTAACTTCCAAATATATCTTCATAAAATTCTATGATAACTGAAATTTGGAAAACATTGCAagttacaagaaaataaaaggaTTTATGAAATTTGGAAGAAAACAAACACATTGAAATTGTGGGAATATTTGTTTCTTACGGAGTAATTGGAGTTTAttgaaactgaaacaaaaaaaaaaagcaaaaaggaACTTATCGAAAAAGAGAATATATTACTGAGATTTgccttccgaaaaagggaaatttagtatttttactTAATAAAATAAGGGAACAAATAAGAGtagaattaaataaaacatgaaaaatacgCCACCtttactctgttttcttttggttCTTCTCGTCCTTCCTTTCCAGCTTAACCTATTTAAAAGAGCTATATAATAATTAAACGCAGCAAAGAAAGAAagctctctcctctctctaaaGCTCGTGAACCCATTAGCCATGAACATAAAGAAGAAAGGTAAAGTCCAcccatctcctcctcctccatcatcATCTCCTTCATCCAAAGGAGATGACTGTCTCTCTGTCCTGAAGCTTCTCCCCGCTGTGATTCTCCTCCTCGTCTCATCTCTCTCCCCCGAAGATAAGCAAGTCCTTGCTTATTTAATCACCCCTTCAGTCAAAACCACCGCCCCCAACACCACCCCTGCCGCCtccggaagaagaagaagctcattTAGTTCGACGAAGAACAAGACAGCTAGAACTCATCACCATAAAACCCCGCGTTTCGATTGTGAATGTTTCGATTGCTACACGAGCTACTGGTTTCGGTGGGACTCCTCTCCTAACCGTGAGCTCATCCACCAGATCATCGAAGCCTACGAAGACCATATAACCAAGAGCGAGAAATCAAACGGCGgaggaagaaagaagaaggagaaatcACGTCGTCGTGGCCGGGTCGTGGAGCCCTCGGGTCGAACCGAAGAACCGGTGGAGCCTGTGGTGATTACTTCCGGTGAAGCTAAGCCTGAGGAGTCGCCAGAAATGTCGAGGTTTCCGGTGGGGACTAGGCAGCACAAGGGCTTGGCGAGGAAGGTGTTACCGGACGTGATGGGTTTGTTCAACTCGCGTTTTTGGAGGCTTTGGAATCCGAATGCGTGAGGCATCTCTCGcttcaataaaagaaaaagctCCTTTCGATTTTCTAAACAAATGCTTTGTTCTTGGATTCCATTAAACAAAGCTAAATgctttaattataatatatatatatatatatatatatatatatatatatatatatatataataaatattgatataacTTCTTACCCTGTTTGTGTTTGCATGCATGCTATCTATATCCGTTACTGTTATAGTTTTGGTCATCTTTAGTTTTCAGAAGAGATGACAGTCGCTTAGTTCTTTTCGAAATTGTATGATGATTCTCTTCAGGTTTTGCAGATTCTTTCTCCGAGTGGGTTGTTTTGCTAAAACATCACTCTCTAATTTTAGAGTTAAAACAATTTTTGTAGAAACTCACATCTATGTTTGCTTAGGAACTAAGTTAGTGTGATACATAGTTTCAGAAGGTGGGCCATTTGTTTGATTTAAGCAGTTGTTAAAGAGggaaagatagagagagagattctcATATAGATACTTTAGCAACTAAAGCTAGGTATCGAGCATAAGCATTCAACTCATCTACTAGTACATACTTGCAGTGGCGAATGTAGAAATCTATTTTTATGGGGGCAAatcacatataaa from Raphanus sativus cultivar WK10039 chromosome 8, ASM80110v3, whole genome shotgun sequence includes:
- the LOC108819273 gene encoding glucose-6-phosphate 1-dehydrogenase 3, chloroplastic isoform X2; this translates as MSSFSSSLSRPSCRSSPTSSLYFSNHSSLINGDPRRSLSFLSASPQEEICLRSQRKSVQSSVVLQDVVVVTNSEPAEKLKDGLLSVQSQEADKLVAELGGGQQESTVSITVVGASGDLAKKKIFPALFALYYEGCLPQHFTIYGYARSKMTDGELRDMVSKTLTCRIDKRANCGEKMEEFLKRCFYHTGQYDSQEHFVALDKKLKEHEGGRLSNRLFYLSIPPNIFVDAVKCASSSASSLSGWTRVIVEKPFGRDSKTSAALTNSLKHYLEEDQIFRIDHYLGKELVENLSVLRFSNLIFEPLWSRQYIQNVQFIFSEDFGTEGRGGYFDHYGIIRDIMQNHLLQILALFAMETPVSLDAEDIRNEKVKVLRSMRPIQLEDVVMGQYKSTTKGGVTYPGYTDDKTVPKDSLTPTFAAAALFIDNARWDGVPFLMKAGKALHTRSAEIRVQFKHVPGNLYNRNSGTNLDRTTNELVIRVQPDEGIYLKINNKVPGLGMRLDQSHLNLLYSTRYSKEIPDAYERLLLDAIEGERRLFIRSDELDAAWALFTPLLEEIEEKKMIPEFYPYGSRGPVGAHYLAAKHNVQWGDL
- the LOC108819273 gene encoding glucose-6-phosphate 1-dehydrogenase 3, chloroplastic isoform X1, which gives rise to MSSFSSSLSRPSCRSSPTSSLYFSNHSSLINGDPRRSLSFLSASPQEEICLRSQRKSVQSSVVLQDGAVVVVTNSEPAEKLKDGLLSVQSQEADKLVAELGGGQQESTVSITVVGASGDLAKKKIFPALFALYYEGCLPQHFTIYGYARSKMTDGELRDMVSKTLTCRIDKRANCGEKMEEFLKRCFYHTGQYDSQEHFVALDKKLKEHEGGRLSNRLFYLSIPPNIFVDAVKCASSSASSLSGWTRVIVEKPFGRDSKTSAALTNSLKHYLEEDQIFRIDHYLGKELVENLSVLRFSNLIFEPLWSRQYIQNVQFIFSEDFGTEGRGGYFDHYGIIRDIMQNHLLQILALFAMETPVSLDAEDIRNEKVKVLRSMRPIQLEDVVMGQYKSTTKGGVTYPGYTDDKTVPKDSLTPTFAAAALFIDNARWDGVPFLMKAGKALHTRSAEIRVQFKHVPGNLYNRNSGTNLDRTTNELVIRVQPDEGIYLKINNKVPGLGMRLDQSHLNLLYSTRYSKEIPDAYERLLLDAIEGERRLFIRSDELDAAWALFTPLLEEIEEKKMIPEFYPYGSRGPVGAHYLAAKHNVQWGDL
- the LOC108820800 gene encoding uncharacterized protein LOC108820800, which codes for MNIKKKGKVHPSPPPPSSSPSSKGDDCLSVLKLLPAVILLLVSSLSPEDKQVLAYLITPSVKTTAPNTTPAASGRRRSSFSSTKNKTARTHHHKTPRFDCECFDCYTSYWFRWDSSPNRELIHQIIEAYEDHITKSEKSNGGGRKKKEKSRRRGRVVEPSGRTEEPVEPVVITSGEAKPEESPEMSRFPVGTRQHKGLARKVLPDVMGLFNSRFWRLWNPNA